The region TCAAAATCTTTTATTTCTAAAAGTTCTTTATTTGTACCAGTTATTTTTAATGTAGAAGTACCAATACCTTCAATTTTAACTCCAGAGCTTGCAATTACTTCACAAAGCTGAACAATTTCTGGTTCTTTTGCTGCATTGATAATTGTAGTTTCACCATTTGCTAAAGCTGCTGCCATAACAATATTTTCAGTTCCACCAACTGTTACTTTATCAAATACAATTTTTGCACCTTGCAATCCATTTGGTGCTGATGCTTCAATATATCCATGATTTATAATTATATTAGCACCCATTTGTTCTAATGCTTTTAAATGTAAATCTACAGGTCTTTGACCAATAGCACATCCACCTGGAAGTGAAACTTCACAATGTCCAAATCTTGCAAGAATTGGTCCTAAAACTAATATAGATGCTCTCATTGTTTTTACAATATCATATGTTGCAGTAGTTTTATCAAGTTTTATTGTTGATATATTTGCAGTGTGATCTTTTTTTGTAAAAGTTCCACCAAGTTTAGCAATAAGTTTTAAAAAAGTATTGATGTCAACTACATCGGGTAAGTTTCCCATTTTAATTTCATTTTTTGCTAAAATTGTACATGCAATTAAAGGTAATGCCGCATTTTTAGCTCCAGAAATACAAACTTCACCAGAAAGTTTGTTTTCTCCAAGAATTTTTAAATATTTCATTTTATTCCTACTATAAATATATTGTCGTTGTATATAAAGTATATATTTTAACCAAAGTATGCTTTAAAGAGTAAAATTAAT is a window of Poseidonibacter antarcticus DNA encoding:
- the murA gene encoding UDP-N-acetylglucosamine 1-carboxyvinyltransferase produces the protein MKYLKILGENKLSGEVCISGAKNAALPLIACTILAKNEIKMGNLPDVVDINTFLKLIAKLGGTFTKKDHTANISTIKLDKTTATYDIVKTMRASILVLGPILARFGHCEVSLPGGCAIGQRPVDLHLKALEQMGANIIINHGYIEASAPNGLQGAKIVFDKVTVGGTENIVMAAALANGETTIINAAKEPEIVQLCEVIASSGVKIEGIGTSTLKITGTNKELLEIKDFDVIPDRIEAGTYMCAAAITNQKVKISNVIPLHLDAITSKLEEMNFKVLQDETSVTILPTDEIKPVNIFTTEYPGFPTDMQAQFMALATQANGTSTIDERLFENRFMHVSELLRLGADIHLNGNTATINGKSGTLCGTDVMATDLRASSALVLAALVAKGETNIHRIYHLDRGYEDLEGKLTKIGANVKRFTE